Proteins encoded within one genomic window of Siniperca chuatsi isolate FFG_IHB_CAS linkage group LG4, ASM2008510v1, whole genome shotgun sequence:
- the LOC122875367 gene encoding circadian-associated transcriptional repressor, protein MSATDSDNSIDWLASDNKDNESEQESDCTKKHSQTEAPQSPSTPPHLGPSDSNCRQCSEVKEGISNWSKVREASSRGSPPSCTETWDSATGLCRTQQGEKTNGKNTQQALKRPHSSTEEGCEERQVITNVSEKNRIFSSKCMELQCYIHPLSSILNGLRSGRYRGRLSSFQESVAMDRIQRIMGVLQNPCMGEKYINIILKMEEMLKSWFPNVKLQDQLAVTQTEEAVPTKKLKLSPMSTTAAVSPVTISDLPAGAKALRVTDLTPPGAYSASNVKWLHTSPICSPTAEQAQAGPRHLLSPRDRDLTQDNSVSSSTDSHTKTDLVPRGPPPGKINAPCLERLLKSTESIITRKGTGGLMDSSWS, encoded by the exons ATGTCTGCTACAGATTCGGACAACTCCATTGACTGGCTGGCTAGTGACAATAAGGACAATGAGAGCGAACAGGAGTCTGACTGTACCAAAAAGCACAGCCAGACAGAGGCTCCTCAATCCCCCAGCACCCCGCCACACCTGGGCCCGTCTGACAGCAACTGCCGCCAGTGCAGCGAGGTGAAGGAGGGCATCAGTAACTGGAGCAAGGTCAGGGAGGCCTCCAGTCGGGGATCTCCCCCCAGCTGCACGGAGACATGGGACAGCGCCACTGGACTGTGTCGAACGCAACAAGGAGAAAAAACGAATGGCAAAAACACTCAGCAAGCACTGAAGAGACCTCACAGCTCCACAGAGGAGGGGTGCGAGGAACGGCAGGTCATTACCAATGTGTCAGAGAAAAACCGAATTTTCAGCAGCAAG TGCATGGAGCTACAATGCTACATTCATCCACTGTCATCTATCTTGAATGGCCTTCGTTCAGGGAGATACAGAGGAC GACTCAGCAGTTTCCAGGAGAGTGTGGCCATGGACAGGATTCAGAGGATCATGGGTGTCCTGCAGAACCCTTGCATGGG GGAGAAATATATTAATATCATTCTCAAAATGGAGGAAATGCTGAAGAGCTGGTTTCCTAATGTAAAACTCCAAGACCAACTCGCTGTCACCCAGACAGAGGAAGCCGTTCCTACCAAGAAACTGAag CTATCTCCAATGAGCACCACTGCAGCCGTGAGCCCCGTCACCATAAGTGATCTCCCAGCCGGCGCCAAAGCCCTGAGAGTCACCGACCTCACTCCTCCTGGAGCCTACTCCGCCAGTAACGTGAAGTGGCTCCACACATCACCCATCTGCTCCCCCACAGCAGAGCAGGCCCAGGCTGGCCCCAGGCACCTGCTGTCCCCCAGAGACAGAGACCTAACGCAGGACAACTCTGTGTCCTCCAGCACAGACAGCCACACTAAGACAGACTTGGTGCCCAGAGGCCCTCCGCCTGGCAAAATCAACGCGCCCTGTCTAGAGAGGCTCCTTAAGTCGACAGAAAGCATCATCACCCGCAAGGGGACGGGGGGTTTGATGGACAGCAGCTGGTCCTAG